A stretch of the Medicago truncatula cultivar Jemalong A17 chromosome 5, MtrunA17r5.0-ANR, whole genome shotgun sequence genome encodes the following:
- the LOC11438432 gene encoding probable pectinesterase 68 isoform X2: MNVLIQISAGFYKEKVVVPVTKPYITFQGEGREVTVIEWHDRACDPGPNGQQLRTYRTASVTVFANYFSAKNITFKNTAPAPMPGMQGLQAVAFRISGDKAYFSGCGFHGAQDTLCDDAGRHYFKECYIEGSIDFIFGNGRSMYKDCELHSIATRFGSIAAQDRQYLDEKTGFTFVRCKVTGSGPLYVGRAMGQYSRIVYAYTYFDDIVAHGGWDDWDHTNNKNKTVFFGVYKCWGPGAEAVRGVSWARELDFETAHPFIRKSFVNGRHWIAPTDA, encoded by the exons ATGAATGTCCTTATTCAAATCAGCGCTGGATTCTATAA AGAGAAAGTGGTAGTTCCCGTGACAAAACCGTACATAACATTTCAAGGGGAAGGGAGAGAAGTAACAGTGATTGAATGGCATGATAGAGCTTGTGATCCTGGTCCCAATGGACAACAGCTACGTACTTATAGAACTGCTTCTGTTACTGTCTTTGCCAACTATTTCTCTGCAAAGAATATCACCTTCAAG AATACAGCGCCGGCACCAATGCCCGGGATGCAAGGATTGCAAGCGGTGGCGTTTCGCATATCAGGGGACAAAGCATACTTCTCCGGATGTGGCTTCCATGGTGCACAAGACACACTTTGCGACGATGCTGGTAGGCATTACTTCAAGGAATGCTACATTGAGGGCTCCATTGATTTCATTTTTGGAAATGGAAGATCCATGTACAAG GATTGTGAGCTGCATTCAATAGCAACAAGGTTCGGATCCATAGCAGCACAGGATAGACAATACCTAGACGAGAAGACAGGCTTCACATTTGTACGATGCAAGGTGACAGGTTCAGGCCCACTATATGTAGGACGTGCAATGGGGCAATACTCAAGAATAGTTTATGCCTATACATACTTTGATGATATAGTTGCACACGGTGGTTGGGATGATTGGGACCacaccaacaacaaaaacaa GACTGTGTTCTTTGGAGTGTACAAATGTTGGGGACCGGGAGCAGAGGCAGTACGTGGGGTGTCATGGGCACGAGAGTTGGATTTCGAAACAGCACATCCATTTATCAGGAAGAGCTTCGTCAATGGGAGACATTGGATCGCACCTACTGATGCTTAG
- the LOC11439405 gene encoding putative glucuronosyltransferase PGSIP8: MQIITYTNPFTMGHNANTLKSLLLLSLVLCHVFSLAPSIEATSTQKYKYKNAYATMMYVGTPRDYEFYVAVRVLVRSLSKLNVQADLVVLASIDVPLPWIQALEEEDGAKVVRVSNLDNPYKHQDNFDKRFKLSLNKLYAWSLVDYDRVVMLDADNLFLQNTDELFQCGQFCATFINPCVFHTGLFVLQPSTVVFKDMVNELRNGRENPDGADQGFIDSYFPDLLDKPLFHPPSNDTKLEGTYRLPLGYQMDASYYYLKLRWSIPCGPNSVITFPGAPWLKPWYWWSWPVLPLGIQWHEQRRQTIGYASEMAVIFIQSAIYIGIIAMTRLARPSLSKICFRRSDKSITLAHSSLKLVALWCILAAYVTPVFIIPHTIHPLLGWILYFLGSFAFCSIAINIFLLPMLPVLVPWLGILGVLMVMAFPWYPDGIVRAMSVFGYAFCFAPFLWISLVRIVTGLQLSLEREAFLPRFAECYPQSWFNKLF, encoded by the exons ATGCAAATCATTACTTATACTAATCCTTTTACAATGGGTCACAATGCAAATACTCTCAAATCGTTACTGCTATTATCACTTGTGTTATGTCATGTTTTCTCCTTAGCACCTTCCATTGAAGCTACGTCTACACAGAAATACAAATACAAGAATGCATACGCGACAATGATGTATGTAGGAACACCAAGAGACTATGAATTCTACGTTGCTGTTCGTGTTCTTGTTAGATCACTTTCAAAACTTAATGTTCAAGCTGATCTTGTTGTCCTTGCTTCCATTGATGTTCCTCTTCCATGGATTCAAGCTTT GGAAGAGGAAGATGGTGCAAAAGTCGTGAGGGTGTCAAACTTGGACAATCCCTACAAGCATCAAGATAATTTTGACAAGAGATTCAAGTTATCACTGAATAAACTCTATGCATGGAGCTTAGTGGACTATGACAGGGTTGTTATGCTAGATGCTGACAACCTCTTCCTTCAAAACACTGATGAATTGTTTCAATGTGGACAATTTTGTGCCACATTTATCAATCCTTGTGTCTTTCATACGGGTCTCTTTGTCTTGCAG CCATCAACGGTTGTGTTCAAAGACATGGTTAATGAATTGCGAAATGGGAGAGAAAATCCAGATGGTGCAGACCAAGGTTTTATAGATAGCTACTTCCCTGACTTGCTTGATAAGCCATTGTTTCATCCGCCTTCAAATGACACCAAGCTTGAGGGAACATATAGGCTTCCTTTAGGTTATCAGATGGATGCTTCTTACTACT ATCTTAAACTTCGTTGGAGCATACCATGTGGACCAAATAGTGTGATCACATTCCCGGGGGCACCATGGTTGAAGCCATGGTATTGGTGGTCTTGGCCTGTCCTGCCACTAGGCATCCAGTGGCATGAACAACGTCGCCAAACTATAGG GTATGCTTCGGAGATGGCTGTGATATTTATCCAATCTGCAATATACATAGGAATAATAGCAATGACGCGTTTGGCAAGGCCGAGCCtctcaaaaatatgttttaggCGTTCCGATAAGAGCATCACCCTGGCACACAGCAGCCTAAAATTAGTAGCATTGTGGTGCATACTTGCTGCTTACGTAACACCAGTCTTTATCATACCTCACACAATTCACCCTCTACTTGGTTGGATCCTGTATTTTCTTGGTTCTTTTGCATTTTGCTCAATTGCAATTAATATCTTTCTTCTACCAATGTTACCAGTTTTGGTACCTTGGCTTGGGATTCTTGGAGTCCTAATGGTTATGGCATTTCCTTGGTATCCTGATGGAATAGTAAGAGCTATGTCTGTGTTTGGCTATGCATTCTGTTTTGCTCCATTTTTGTGGATATCTTTAGTGAGGATTGTGACAGGTCTTCAACTATCTCTAGAGAGGGAAGCTTTTCTACCTAGATTTGCAGAATGTTATCCACAATCTTGGTTTAACAAGTTATTTTGA
- the LOC11438432 gene encoding probable pectinesterase 68 isoform X1, with product MDTPTLLHSLQLLLVFTCMLLNAGIVTLAARLHHHHHHTTFNTLSTTNSSKNHWIGPVGNRVITVDINGGGQFQSVQDAVNSVPDNNTMNVLIQISAGFYKEKVVVPVTKPYITFQGEGREVTVIEWHDRACDPGPNGQQLRTYRTASVTVFANYFSAKNITFKNTAPAPMPGMQGLQAVAFRISGDKAYFSGCGFHGAQDTLCDDAGRHYFKECYIEGSIDFIFGNGRSMYKDCELHSIATRFGSIAAQDRQYLDEKTGFTFVRCKVTGSGPLYVGRAMGQYSRIVYAYTYFDDIVAHGGWDDWDHTNNKNKTVFFGVYKCWGPGAEAVRGVSWARELDFETAHPFIRKSFVNGRHWIAPTDA from the exons atggatACACCTACTCTTTTACATTCTTTGCAATTGCTTTTGGTTTTCACTTGCATGTTGTTAAATGCAGGAATAGTAACACTTGCTGCACgccttcatcatcatcatcaccacacTACCTTCAACACATTGTCTACTACAAACTCTTCCAAGAACCACTGGATCGGACCCGTTGGTAACCGTGTTATCACGGTTGATATTAACGGTGGAGGTCAGTTCCAGTCCGTCCAAGACGCAGTAAATTCCGTCCCAGATAACAATACAATGAATGTCCTTATTCAAATCAGCGCTGGATTCTATAA AGAGAAAGTGGTAGTTCCCGTGACAAAACCGTACATAACATTTCAAGGGGAAGGGAGAGAAGTAACAGTGATTGAATGGCATGATAGAGCTTGTGATCCTGGTCCCAATGGACAACAGCTACGTACTTATAGAACTGCTTCTGTTACTGTCTTTGCCAACTATTTCTCTGCAAAGAATATCACCTTCAAG AATACAGCGCCGGCACCAATGCCCGGGATGCAAGGATTGCAAGCGGTGGCGTTTCGCATATCAGGGGACAAAGCATACTTCTCCGGATGTGGCTTCCATGGTGCACAAGACACACTTTGCGACGATGCTGGTAGGCATTACTTCAAGGAATGCTACATTGAGGGCTCCATTGATTTCATTTTTGGAAATGGAAGATCCATGTACAAG GATTGTGAGCTGCATTCAATAGCAACAAGGTTCGGATCCATAGCAGCACAGGATAGACAATACCTAGACGAGAAGACAGGCTTCACATTTGTACGATGCAAGGTGACAGGTTCAGGCCCACTATATGTAGGACGTGCAATGGGGCAATACTCAAGAATAGTTTATGCCTATACATACTTTGATGATATAGTTGCACACGGTGGTTGGGATGATTGGGACCacaccaacaacaaaaacaa GACTGTGTTCTTTGGAGTGTACAAATGTTGGGGACCGGGAGCAGAGGCAGTACGTGGGGTGTCATGGGCACGAGAGTTGGATTTCGAAACAGCACATCCATTTATCAGGAAGAGCTTCGTCAATGGGAGACATTGGATCGCACCTACTGATGCTTAG
- the LOC120580476 gene encoding zinc finger BED domain-containing protein RICESLEEPER 2-like, translated as MSASTSIESLGGSPQNNGEECLSLLNPIIDLDVNTNEEPLTNEATLTNEVGNEENVENNGVIQKAKRKKTSPDWDHFKEVKLKDGTKKWQCLHCKRTYVVASGSTSHLKRHLREVCLIYKKLAAQQQKLNLKPAQSMIDEKLSGPLLMNPSAKYDHERQREATAHWVMMHEHPFSIVEEEGFLFMMKCSNFSYEKISRKTLKNDCVAVYESERKKLKSTLRTINKICLTTDLWKSQNQKIEYMVLTGHFIDADWVLQKRVLSFVHVPPPRRGVDIADAIFKCIKEWGIENKIFSVSVDNAYYNDRCLKELKVLLSRHQKLVLDGKLFHVRCCAHILNLLVQDGIGRIREIVEKVHDSVRFIN; from the coding sequence ATGTCAGCTAGTACGTCAATTGAATCCTTGGGAGGTTCACCCCAAAATAATGGAGAAGAGTGTTTAAGTTTGTTGAATCCTATCATTGATTTAGATGTGAATACAAACGAAGAACCACTAACAAATGAAGCAACACTGACAAATGAAGTTGGGAATGAAGAGAATGTCGAGAACAACGGCGTTATTCAAAAGGCTAAGAGAAAGAAAACTTCTCCAGATTGGGATCACTTCAAAGAAGTGAAGTTAAAGGATGGAACCAAAAAATGGCAATGTTTACATTGTAAAAGAACTTATGTTGTTGCGAGTGGGTCAACTAGCCATTTGAAGAGACATTTAAGGGAAGTATGTCTTATTTACAAGAAGCTAGcagcacaacaacaaaaattaaacttgAAGCCAGCACAAAGCATGATTGATGAGAAGCTTTCCGGACCACTACTTATGAATCCAAGCGCTAAGTATGATCATGAGAGACAACGAGAAGCCACTGCACATTGGGTTATGATGCATGAACATCCATTTAGTATTGTTGAGGAAGAAGGTTTTCTTTTCATGATGAAATGTTCTAATTTCTCATATGAGAAAATTAGTCGAAAAACATTGAAGAATGATTGTGTTGCTGTCTATGAATCTGAAAGGAAGAAGTTAAAGTCAACTTTGAGGACAATTAATAAGATTTGCTTGACCACTGATTTATGGAAGTCGCAAAATCAAAAGATAGAATACATGGTGCTAACTGGCCATTTCATTGATGCTGATTGGGTTTTGCAAAAGCGCGTTCTCAGTTTTGTTCATGTTCCTCCTCCTCGACGTGGTGTTGATATTGCTGATGCTatcttcaaatgtatcaaagaatggggcattgaaaataaaatatttagtgtgTCTGTGGATAATGCATACTACAATGATAGATGTTTGAAAGAGCTAAAAGTTTTACTTTCAAGGCACCAAAAATTAGTGTTGGATGGAAAGTTGTTTCATGTCCGCTGTTGTGCCCATATACTAAACTTGCTTGTCCAAGATGGTATTGGAAGAATCAGAGAAATAGTTGAAAAAGTGCATGACAGTGTGAGGTTTATCAATTAG
- the LOC11432627 gene encoding 40S ribosomal protein S30 → MGKVHGSLARAGKVRGQTPKVAKQDKKKQPRGRAHKRMQYNRRFVTAVVGFGKKRGPNSSEK, encoded by the exons ATGG GTAAGGTTCACGGTTCATTGGCCCGTGCCGGTAAAGTTAGGGGACAAACACCCAAGGTAGCTAAGCAAGACAAGAAGAAGCAGCCCCGTGGCCGTGCTCACAAGCGTATGCAGTACAATCGCAGATTCGTCACCGCTG TTGTTGGATTTGGAAAGAAGAGGGGACCCAACTCATCTGAGAAGTAA